The following proteins are co-located in the Dromaius novaehollandiae isolate bDroNov1 chromosome 10, bDroNov1.hap1, whole genome shotgun sequence genome:
- the LOC112996307 gene encoding programmed cell death protein 7 isoform X1, which yields MSQPPPFAGRFPPPPYRAFPPPPAAPFPAAAARPGPFAAAAAPPPFLPPPPLPLAGPGAGAGPGPPFPPGGGGGGGFYPAAGAVGPPARPAAPLFAPWPAAAPGEAAAAAAAAEEEAAEAALRRRRDELWLAQFLARRRPAAPPPPPAAAAGPAEAGRVAVAALAAVARVAGACRALRRREAQGDAAGWARARAEAEAARRELREAARPLRQPGLAEALRRKAERARRKRLRLRQRRQEARAAEEEEAARAAEREAAIDRWRAKCIQEVEEKNRERELKAAADSVLSEVRKKQADTKRMVDILRALEKLRKLRKEAAGRKGVCPPPSADEAFESQVESLRTLLKNRTELYEAEERALRVMLEGEQEEERKREMEKKQKKEREKLLQQKREIDSKLFGDPDEFPLTHLLQPFREYYLQAEHSVPALIQIRHEWDQYLVPADHPEGSCIPPGWVLPSLPTNDTWATAVR from the exons aTGTCGCAGCCGCCGCCGTTCGCCGGGCGCTTCCCGCCGCCGCCGTACCGCgccttcccgccgccgcccgccgcgcccttccccgccgccgccgcccgcccggggcccttcgcggcggcggcggcgcctccgccgttcctgccgccgccgccgctgccgctggccgggcccggcgcgggcgcggggccggggccgcccttcccgccgggcggcggcggcggcggcggcttctaCCCGGCGGCGGGCGCGGTGGGGCCGCCCGCGCGGCCGGCAGCGCCGCTCTTCGCCccgtggccggcggcggcgccgggcgaggcggcggcggcagcggcggcggcggaggaggaggcggcggaggcggcgctgcggcggcggcgcgacgAGCTGTGGCTGGCGCAGTTCCtggcgcggcggcgccccgcggccccgccgccgccgcccgccgccgccgccggccccgcggaggctgggcgggtggcggtggcggcgctgGCGGCCGTGGCGCGGGTGGCCGGCGCCTGCCGCGCGCTGCGGCGGCGCGAGGCGCAGGGCGACGCGGCGGGGtgggcgcgggcgcgggccgaggcggaggcggcgcggcgggagctgcgggaggcggcgcggccgctgcGGCAGCCGGGCTTGGCGGAGGCGCTGCGCAGGAAGGCCGAGCGCGCCAGGAGGAAGCGGCTGCGCCTGCGGCAGAGGCGGCAGGAGGCCCGggcggccgaggaggaggaggcggcccgCGCCGCCGAGCGGGAGGCCGCGATTGACCGCTGGCGGGCCAAGTGCATCCAGGAGGTGGAGGAGAAGAACCGG GAACGGGAACTCAAAGCTGCTGCTGACAGCGTCTTATCCGAAGTGAGGAAGAAACAAGCTGATACAAAGAGAATGGTAGACATCCTACGCGCTCTGGAAAAGCTTAGGAAACTGAGAAAAGAGGCTGCTGGGAGGAAAG GTGTTTGTCCACCTCCCTCAGCAGATGAAGCATTTGAAAGTCAAGTGGAGAGTCTCCGAACGTTACTCAAAAATCGTACAGAGCTATATGAAGCTGAAGAACGGGCATTGAGGGTTATGTTGGAGGGAgaacaggaagaggaaaggaagagagaaatggaaaagaaacagaagaaggaaagggaaaaacttcTGCAGCAAAAACGTGAAATTGATTCCAAATTGTTTGGGGATCCAG ATGAATTTCCTCTAACGCATCTATTGCAACCCTTCAGAGAATACTACTTACAAGCTGAGCATTCTGTACCAGCTCTAATCCAGAtcag GCACGAATGGGATCAGTACTTGGTGCCAGCTGATCACCCCGAAGGAAGCTGCATCCCTCCAGGATGGGTTCTTCCGAGTCTCCCTACGAATGACACTTGGGCCACTGCTGTCAGATAA
- the LOC112996307 gene encoding programmed cell death protein 7 isoform X3, with protein MSQPPPFAGRFPPPPYRAFPPPPAAPFPAAAARPGPFAAAAAPPPFLPPPPLPLAGPGAGAGPGPPFPPGGGGGGGFYPAAGAVGPPARPAAPLFAPWPAAAPGEAAAAAAAAEEEAAEAALRRRRDELWLAQFLARRRPAAPPPPPAAAAGPAEAGRVAVAALAAVARVAGACRALRRREAQGDAAGWARARAEAEAARRELREAARPLRQPGLAEALRRKAERARRKRLRLRQRRQEARAAEEEEAARAAEREAAIDRWRAKCIQEVEEKNRERELKAAADSVLSEVRKKQADTKRMVDILRALEKLRKLRKEAAGRKGVCPPPSADEAFESQVESLRTLLKNRTELYEAEERALRVMLEGEQEEERKREMEKKQKKEREKLLQQKREIDSKLFGDPDEFPLTHLLQPFREYYLQAEHSVPALIQISQIPSGSDELPG; from the exons aTGTCGCAGCCGCCGCCGTTCGCCGGGCGCTTCCCGCCGCCGCCGTACCGCgccttcccgccgccgcccgccgcgcccttccccgccgccgccgcccgcccggggcccttcgcggcggcggcggcgcctccgccgttcctgccgccgccgccgctgccgctggccgggcccggcgcgggcgcggggccggggccgcccttcccgccgggcggcggcggcggcggcggcttctaCCCGGCGGCGGGCGCGGTGGGGCCGCCCGCGCGGCCGGCAGCGCCGCTCTTCGCCccgtggccggcggcggcgccgggcgaggcggcggcggcagcggcggcggcggaggaggaggcggcggaggcggcgctgcggcggcggcgcgacgAGCTGTGGCTGGCGCAGTTCCtggcgcggcggcgccccgcggccccgccgccgccgcccgccgccgccgccggccccgcggaggctgggcgggtggcggtggcggcgctgGCGGCCGTGGCGCGGGTGGCCGGCGCCTGCCGCGCGCTGCGGCGGCGCGAGGCGCAGGGCGACGCGGCGGGGtgggcgcgggcgcgggccgaggcggaggcggcgcggcgggagctgcgggaggcggcgcggccgctgcGGCAGCCGGGCTTGGCGGAGGCGCTGCGCAGGAAGGCCGAGCGCGCCAGGAGGAAGCGGCTGCGCCTGCGGCAGAGGCGGCAGGAGGCCCGggcggccgaggaggaggaggcggcccgCGCCGCCGAGCGGGAGGCCGCGATTGACCGCTGGCGGGCCAAGTGCATCCAGGAGGTGGAGGAGAAGAACCGG GAACGGGAACTCAAAGCTGCTGCTGACAGCGTCTTATCCGAAGTGAGGAAGAAACAAGCTGATACAAAGAGAATGGTAGACATCCTACGCGCTCTGGAAAAGCTTAGGAAACTGAGAAAAGAGGCTGCTGGGAGGAAAG GTGTTTGTCCACCTCCCTCAGCAGATGAAGCATTTGAAAGTCAAGTGGAGAGTCTCCGAACGTTACTCAAAAATCGTACAGAGCTATATGAAGCTGAAGAACGGGCATTGAGGGTTATGTTGGAGGGAgaacaggaagaggaaaggaagagagaaatggaaaagaaacagaagaaggaaagggaaaaacttcTGCAGCAAAAACGTGAAATTGATTCCAAATTGTTTGGGGATCCAG ATGAATTTCCTCTAACGCATCTATTGCAACCCTTCAGAGAATACTACTTACAAGCTGAGCATTCTGTACCAGCTCTAATCCAGAtcag CCAAATACCAAGCGGCAGCGATGAGCTACCTGGATGA